One bacterium genomic region harbors:
- a CDS encoding radical SAM protein, giving the protein MPEINEIKIQRILNPTAIDLGEYVINPFMGCEYACLYCYVRSNRVISKKNKPWGEYVDVRVNAPELLEKELKSKNPKTVLLGSTTECFQPAEAGYGITKRLIEILNNHGVYYVILTRSPYIVNYIDLLKKGFCKRIYFTVNNFGQNFKNKLEPNSPPFNLRIEAVNSLLDENITVVPYFSPVLPWISDFGEIFPVIKHFKSMEFECLNFNLKNIDVIIKNIGEIDTSIMEQYKKMIESKMFYDKVWFDIKNKIVGYAKSSGADFNVHVHNFGGYFENKYKNI; this is encoded by the coding sequence ATGCCGGAAATCAACGAAATAAAAATCCAGAGAATTCTAAACCCTACCGCCATTGACCTTGGCGAGTATGTGATTAATCCTTTCATGGGATGCGAGTATGCCTGTTTATACTGTTATGTGCGTTCAAACCGGGTAATAAGCAAAAAAAATAAACCATGGGGCGAATACGTGGATGTCCGGGTAAACGCGCCTGAATTGCTTGAAAAGGAATTAAAATCAAAAAACCCGAAAACCGTTTTATTAGGCTCCACGACTGAATGTTTTCAGCCGGCAGAGGCTGGATACGGGATTACAAAAAGGCTTATTGAGATTTTAAATAATCACGGTGTATATTATGTGATATTGACGCGTTCACCTTATATCGTGAATTATATCGATTTATTAAAAAAAGGATTTTGTAAAAGGATTTATTTCACGGTAAACAACTTCGGGCAAAATTTTAAAAACAAGCTCGAGCCAAACAGCCCGCCGTTTAATTTAAGAATCGAGGCGGTAAATTCACTTCTTGATGAGAATATTACCGTGGTCCCCTACTTCTCGCCGGTGCTCCCCTGGATATCCGATTTCGGGGAAATTTTTCCCGTGATAAAACATTTTAAATCCATGGAATTTGAATGCCTGAATTTTAACCTGAAAAATATAGACGTAATAATAAAAAATATCGGAGAGATAGATACATCAATAATGGAACAATATAAAAAGATGATAGAATCCAAAATGTTTTACGATAAAGTATGGTTTGACATTAAAAATAAAATCGTGGGATACGCAAAAAGTTCCGGCGCGGATTTTAACGTCCATGTCCACAATTTTGGCGGGTATTTTGAAAACAAATATAAGAATATTTGA